One Candidatus Dependentiae bacterium genomic window, TCCGAACACAATTCCGGTAAATCAATCCACACCAATAAATTTCTTCCTTGGAAAATCAAAAACTACATCGCATTTGAGCAGCAAGAAAAAGCCAAGAATTTTGAGAAATTTTTAAAATCAGGAAATGGCAGAATTTTTGCTAAGAAACAAGGTCGCATTCACTCAAAAAAGCTCGAAAACATACCTGCATAGCGGGTGAACCTTTTTGCAAACTCGTGGAGAATTTCTTATTGTTGAGAAAAATGGAGAAATTTGGAGATTTTTTTCTAACGGACTTTTGTAAAGCCTTGATATTGCTGATCAAAACTCGGTGTACATGAAATGGAGATTTGGAGAATTTAAAATTTTATTCACACAAACTGGTTTCTATAAAAATGATTTTCGAACTTTTTTAGATTAGAAAAATTAATTTTAGTGGGTAGAATGGGGCTGCTCGAGATTTTTTTTACTAAAAAATTATTATAAAAGTTATGCCTTATACTCTAAAAAGTTTTGCACCTCTTTCTACAGAGCGAATTGTTGAAATAGTTGATAATACAAGACCAGAATTGGTTTCTGCGGTAGCATTTATGGCTAATCAGGCAAAATCCAACCCTGAATATGTTGCATTAATTACTGGTTATCAGTCATCCGCTGACAAAAAATCTTACATAGAAACTCATCAACAAAAAATGGCTGAATTTTTGAATGATTGCGGTCTTATGGGTTACGGTCATGAAAGAGGTGAGTTAAGACATGACAATTATGTTATTGGTTCTGAAGGCATGGAACTAATTTTAGCTTATTTGAAAGACAAGAAAAGCCCTAATCAGCGTCTTCATGAAATTGTTTCGGTAAAAAATGAAGATTTAGTAGCACCAGATGGTTCAATGAAACACTCAAATATTTTTCTACAGAATAATCAGATTCACAGCTCTTTAAAACGACATATAATTGAAGATATTGATAAAGCTAAACAGCAAGGTGTTGATCTAGAAAAAACTTATCAGATTGAAGCCTTTGGAACTACTGGTGGTAATCACGGTATGTGTCTGACTATAAGAAAAAAAGTTGATGAAGAAGCGCCTTTAGTGCATTTCTTTGATCCATCTTCGGCCTTGATTCGTAATGGTTTAGAAGCGACGCAAAATTCAATTGCCTGTGGTTGGAATTCACAAATAATTGTTGCTGCTACAGTTAAAAAAGCTTTTGAAGAAAGAGGTTTGAAATTTGTTAGTGACAAATATTTCAACAGTTCTGAGCCACAACAACATCGTGGTTATGTATATTGCGGAACTATTGGTTATGAAGCGGCAAATCGTCTTGCATCAATGACCAGAGAACAACATGAAGAATTGTTACAATCATATGTTTATCAAAGCCCTTTTGGTGGAAGAACCGAAGTTGGTTCAAGAAAGGCTGAAGGTGAAATTGAATCGATCAATATTGATCGTGTTCGTGCAGAAGGTGGTTATGTAAAAAATCCAGTTTTCGGTCTGCGCTCTGATGAGGTGTTATTATCACAATTTGTTGAACCAGCATTATCAAGCCGTGTTGAGGAATTGAACACTATTCCTCATCAAAGAAAAGAAGGACGACCAGTAGAGAGTGAGGCTGATCACATCAGAAGATATCAACCGCAAGAAGGTGAACGCTTAGGCTATAACACCATGCTTGAGGAGAAAGCTTTGCGTCAAAAAATTGGACATTTGTTTGAAATTGTTAGTAGTGATTATTTTTTGAGTAAAGCTGGGGAAGTTGGGTTGGTGCCAAATCCATTCTTT contains:
- a CDS encoding GIY-YIG nuclease family protein, which translates into the protein MYYTYILNSLSDPNRFYIGYTSDLKRRLSEHNSGKSIHTNKFLPWKIKNYIAFEQQEKAKNFEKFLKSGNGRIFAKKQGRIHSKKLENIPA